In Centropristis striata isolate RG_2023a ecotype Rhode Island chromosome 15, C.striata_1.0, whole genome shotgun sequence, a genomic segment contains:
- the ppp1r14aa gene encoding protein phosphatase 1, regulatory (inhibitor) subunit 14Aa, with protein sequence MAADRTGATLEDTEDIHSSDLDSYQDLGGNIPKRHARVTVKYNRKELQRRLDVEKWIDESLDRLYEGQGDDMPEEVNIDNLIDLPNEEERVKKLQELLQKCNNNTEGFIRELVAKLEGVQKQDELQSEGIEHPVICHSHYRHEPYHFNTPRQPQSSQHARGPNQTL encoded by the exons ATGGCAGCCGATCGGACCGGGGCGACGCTGGAAGACACCGAGGACATTCATTCATCAGATCTGGACTCGTACCAGGATCTCGGTGGTAACATACCGAAGAGACATGCCCGGGTCACCGTCAAGTACAACAGGAAGGAGCTGCAGAGGCGCCTGGACGTAGAGAAGTGGATCGACGAGAGCCTGGACCGGCTCTACGAGGGGCAG GGAGATGATATGCCAGAGGAGGTGAACATTGACAACTTGATTGACCTGCCTAATGAAGAGGAGCGAGTCAAAAAGTTACAG GAGCTCCTTCAAAAGTGCAATAACAACACAGAG GGCTTCATCAGAGAGCTGGTGGCAAAGCTGGAGGGAGTTCAGAAGCAGGACGAGCTGCAGAGCGAAGGCATCGAGCATCCGGTCATCTGCCACAGCCACTACCGCCACGAGCCGTACCACTTTAACACCCCGCGGCAACCCCAGTCCTCCCAGCACGCCCGGGGCCCAAACCAGACCCTCTGA